The genomic segment CCGACCGCACTTTGTTGGCACAAAAGCTTGGTAAAATGGGCGAAATGCTGCACGACTATGCTGCGGGGTTGGATGATTCACCGGTGAAATCGGCATATGAAGAACGCGAGGTAAAAAGCGTAGGCAACGGCATGACCTTTCGTCGTAATTTGCAAGGGTTGGAAGACATCAAAGCCGGTGCAGCGGCACTATCCGATACGGTGGCAACCCGACTTCGCCACTATGGGTTGGAATGCTATACCGTACAAGTGCAGGTGCGAGACCCGCAATTTAACACCATTTCACGCCAAAAAACACTGGAATATCCTACCCACCTTGGCAGAGAAATATATAAAGCCGCCATAGAATTGGTGCTTGCTTCTTGGAAGCTCAACGCGCCGATAAGAATGCTTACAGTAACAGCCGCAAATCTTGTACCCCAAGGCAGTTCAGAGCAACTTTCGCTGTTTAACGCGCAAGAGAAACCCAAGCGTGAACGGCAGGATAAACTGGAACACACCATGGATCATATCCGCGGCAAGTTTGGCAGGTCTGCCATCGGCACAGCAGCTTTACTGGGCAGCGACCTGGGCATTAAAAACGAAAAACCGATTGACCGGTAATTGCAAGATGAAAAGCAATGCGGGTAAGCACTGCAATTGCTTTTTGCTAAAAAATAAGAGAAAAGTAAATATTGCTTGAAATAAATAAACAAGCAAAACTCTCTGCTAAGTTATATAAAAGCATAGGTTTTGAATAGAACGGGCAAGTTTTTGAAAATGAGAATATACACAAAAATGCCCTTGAATTTAGCCGCTTTGTCAGCCAAATTCAAGGGCATGCCTTTTGCATGTTAGTCTAATGTATCTTTATAGGGTATTCTGGCGAGCAGTTCGTCTTTCTTATTTTCACATTCGCCGTCCATTACCAGTGCTAACAGATGTCTCAGGGTTTCGCCAATCTGTACCCCTTGCGGTACACCCGCTGCAATCAAATCGCTGCCATTTATTGCAAGGCTTTTCAGCGAAAAACATTTCCCTTGCTCCAATACTTTTTCAAGAACAAGTTCAAGCTCATCCAGCATTTTGGTATGGCTTTGTGCATATTCACTTTGCGCGGCATTATCCGCGCGCTTTACCAGCAGCAGTTCGCGAAACACTTCTTCGCCAAACCGATTCAACTGGCGCGTCACACATTTTTCACTGGGTTCCAAATCCATATCGTGGTATTTGACCAAAGTGCATACCTGAGAAATTGTGTGAGTGTCTATTCTCAAACGGTTGAGGATTACACGTGCCATTTCGGTGCCGACTTTTTGGTGAGAGTAAAAATGCCGTCTTCCGTCTGCATCTTCTGTATAGCAGGCGGGCTTGGCAATATCGTGCAGCAGCATGGCAAGGCGAAGCGGTATTGTTGGGGGAATCGCATCGACGCTGCGCGCAATGTGTTCGTACACCGTATAAATATGATAGGGGTTGCGTTGTTCAAAGCCAATTGAGGCTTTTAGTTCGGGTATAATTTCCGTAATAACAGAAGAAAAATCCAATAATATATTTAGCGCTTGTTTACCGCACAACAGCTTGCATAATTCTGCAGCGATACGTTCTGCCGCAATATGCCGCAGCAAAAAACGATTGTTTACAAGGCTTTGCGCGGTTTGTTCTTCAATGCAAAACCCCAGGGCCGACGCAAACCTCAGCGAGCGCAAAATTCGCAAAGCATCTTCCCCAAAGCGCTTGTCCGGTTCGCCTACACAGCGTATCACCTTATTTTTAATATCACTTAGTCCATCAAAATAATCCACTAATCCGCTTTGAGGGTTATAAGCAAGTGCATTTACAGTAAAGTCACGGCGACTTAAATCCTCTTTTAGGTTTCGTGTAAAGCAAACTTCATCGGGATGGCGGTTGTCCGTATATGCGCCGTCTATGCGAAAAGTAGTTATTTCTACGGGGTGACGATTTACCACAGCGGCTACTGTGCCGTGCTTTAACCCTGTTTCAATGAGAGTATACTGCTGCAGTGCCGCCATTGTCTCGTGCGGCAGTGCCGAAGTGGTTACATCCCAGTCGTGGGGTGTTATGCCCATCAGGCTGTCGCGTACGCAGCCGCCTACCACATATGCCTCAAACCCGTTGTTTTGCAAGCAAGTCAATACAGCGGTAACATAATCGGGGATTTTTATCATAAAGGTGTACACCTCCATTTTTAATATTATGATAATATAAAAGTTAACAAATTACAAATACAGTTTTTCTACTATTGTTGTGTAATAAAAAATAAGTTGATATTTTCATTGGTTTTTATTTTTAATGCAGGTACTAGGAAGCAATTACTATACTCTATTTAACATCTTTGAAAGGGGACATTTAAATGAACTTTAATTATTATATGCCGTCTCGCTTGTTTTTCGGCAAGGGTGAGATTGAAAAATTGGGTACCGAAAAATTGCCCGGTAAAAAAGCACT from the Hydrogenoanaerobacterium saccharovorans genome contains:
- a CDS encoding CCA tRNA nucleotidyltransferase codes for the protein MIKIPDYVTAVLTCLQNNGFEAYVVGGCVRDSLMGITPHDWDVTTSALPHETMAALQQYTLIETGLKHGTVAAVVNRHPVEITTFRIDGAYTDNRHPDEVCFTRNLKEDLSRRDFTVNALAYNPQSGLVDYFDGLSDIKNKVIRCVGEPDKRFGEDALRILRSLRFASALGFCIEEQTAQSLVNNRFLLRHIAAERIAAELCKLLCGKQALNILLDFSSVITEIIPELKASIGFEQRNPYHIYTVYEHIARSVDAIPPTIPLRLAMLLHDIAKPACYTEDADGRRHFYSHQKVGTEMARVILNRLRIDTHTISQVCTLVKYHDMDLEPSEKCVTRQLNRFGEEVFRELLLVKRADNAAQSEYAQSHTKMLDELELVLEKVLEQGKCFSLKSLAINGSDLIAAGVPQGVQIGETLRHLLALVMDGECENKKDELLARIPYKDTLD